One Kitasatospora sp. NBC_01266 genomic window carries:
- a CDS encoding lantibiotic dehydratase C-terminal domain-containing protein codes for MTDAVLTDRRWVSAHLFTSAPLDLVIPELLPELLAELRDAELIDGFFFLRHWQAGPHLRLRLRIAAPEHIRAIRTGRAVQAVQAALARHGAAQFRRRPSVRPFTEAEYQETAERLSALEPESAALALAPNDSLRFVRYQPEHAKYGTGRALAEVEEHFVRCSELALAALADRWSAADRQAYCFALLVAAGAAARGAPAGTPAARLYQEHRSRLLPVAAAVRGPSDGSPAARWAESVRHLGSQLSCLPGESAPGPNLVGNHCAHLACNRLGVAPAQEALLRELAAFAVAELDGPAHP; via the coding sequence GTGACTGACGCCGTCCTCACCGACCGCCGCTGGGTGAGCGCGCACCTGTTCACCTCGGCCCCGCTCGACCTGGTGATCCCCGAGCTGCTCCCGGAGTTGCTGGCCGAACTGCGGGACGCCGAACTGATCGACGGGTTCTTCTTCCTCCGGCACTGGCAGGCCGGGCCCCATCTGCGCCTGCGGCTGCGGATCGCCGCGCCCGAACACATCCGGGCCATCCGGACCGGCCGCGCTGTGCAGGCCGTGCAGGCGGCGCTCGCCCGGCACGGAGCCGCGCAGTTCCGCCGCCGTCCCTCGGTCCGGCCCTTCACCGAGGCCGAGTACCAGGAGACCGCCGAGCGGTTGAGCGCGCTGGAGCCGGAGTCCGCAGCCCTTGCCCTGGCACCCAACGACAGCCTCCGCTTCGTCCGGTACCAGCCCGAGCACGCCAAGTACGGCACCGGGCGGGCCCTGGCCGAGGTCGAGGAGCACTTCGTCCGGTGCAGCGAACTCGCCCTCGCGGCCCTCGCCGACCGGTGGTCCGCCGCCGACCGGCAGGCCTACTGCTTCGCCCTGCTGGTGGCGGCCGGCGCCGCTGCCCGGGGTGCGCCGGCCGGGACACCGGCGGCGCGGCTGTACCAGGAGCACCGCTCCCGCCTGCTGCCGGTGGCGGCGGCCGTCCGCGGGCCGTCCGACGGATCGCCGGCCGCCCGCTGGGCCGAGTCGGTGCGCCACCTCGGGAGCCAACTCAGCTGCCTGCCGGGCGAATCGGCCCCCGGGCCGAACCTGGTCGGGAACCACTGCGCGCACCTGGCCTGCAACCGGCTGGGCGTCGCCCCCGCGCAGGAGGCGCTGCTGCGCGAGCTGGCCGCCTTCGCCGTGGCCGAGCTGGACGGCCCGGCACACCCCTGA
- a CDS encoding lantibiotic dehydratase — MTRTQPPTTAALADAQAPALAPRALPAIGVRVAGLSADLLDGLRLERSAAQAATVLALDAEIAEQVEALSARLHELIGTVGSVGSNGNTGGTGSTGSTGSTGSTGNAGNTALRPRLVGLRRAVFRAAPIAAYLADPALRAALGKELPERLAEVEALRRRREAAFAALAQRLAEESAEAAEHLARLLESPPVAVGLAHASPDLSADLRRWRARGGPVTRPLDPAAVRLAKYAARIVAKPTPLTTFAAGGLGDWATGESTASRTAWLLPSPPRQLAELSLLLLRDLTRALARCPELAAVVELRANPSIVGDGAALWFSGSDLLGTVRSLPDSPALQALLAQVRAAGTPGRLRAALRAQSADQAQSERTWRLVEQLVAVGLFEVRVPVPDQRLNARTLLAWLDAQPGTTGDGEGDVLRRIRACLRTVVGCLDAASRTTGTPEQITEATALLDQAVGELAGHGGILGPSAELSRRNLLFHSTVLTRDTVRPDPRAWQGALAELALLPRLLAPFDRAVGAQQALYELAVARRGPVFRVPLTRFVADHDEQWRAAAPVDPAAVTTRRAAVLRLFAESPAEADGVVRIPAARVRELTRGWLDPATAADGYACYVQPRPGPAGLSLVLNTVTCGTGTGRTRIARLLADAEADADADADGASRSDATSDVAGEPGAPVVLAEFEGCFGGTLNQREPATWYAIELPGSVTERPVERRIALDDLVVIAEPDQPRLRLYSTALGREVRPLHLGLLATPLLPQLPRFLVEAFGQTSYLLWSDWPRFRPPSPTGAAVHRLPRIEIGSVVLRRGSWTVAPGAAPVRRAGEPEAGFFLRVQGWRGEHGLPERCFLRVIEPPAPAGGLLHLKNRKPVYLDFTSRHLLRVFEQMTAHGHPLVLTELLPELSDAPMVGPDETVGTSGPGGTSRAGGTSGAGERRVAEFIVEVAAARD; from the coding sequence GGGGCACTGGAAGCACTGGAAGCACTGGAAGCACCGGGAGCACCGGGAACGCCGGGAACACCGCGCTGCGGCCCCGGCTGGTCGGGCTGCGCCGGGCGGTCTTCCGCGCCGCGCCGATCGCCGCCTATCTGGCCGACCCGGCCCTCCGTGCGGCGCTGGGCAAGGAGTTGCCCGAGCGGCTGGCCGAGGTCGAGGCGCTGCGCCGACGGCGCGAAGCGGCCTTCGCCGCGCTGGCGCAGCGACTGGCCGAGGAGAGCGCCGAGGCCGCCGAGCATCTCGCCCGGCTGCTGGAGTCGCCCCCGGTCGCGGTCGGCCTCGCCCACGCCAGTCCGGACCTGAGCGCCGACCTGCGGCGCTGGCGGGCCCGAGGCGGTCCGGTCACCCGGCCGCTGGACCCGGCCGCCGTGCGGCTGGCCAAGTACGCGGCCCGGATCGTCGCCAAGCCGACCCCGCTGACCACGTTCGCCGCCGGCGGCCTCGGCGACTGGGCGACCGGGGAGTCCACCGCCTCCCGGACCGCGTGGCTGCTGCCCTCGCCGCCACGGCAGCTGGCCGAGCTGAGCCTGCTGCTGCTCCGGGACCTCACCAGGGCGCTGGCCCGCTGCCCCGAGCTGGCCGCCGTGGTCGAGCTGCGGGCGAACCCGTCCATCGTCGGCGATGGCGCGGCGCTCTGGTTCAGCGGGTCCGACCTGCTCGGCACCGTCCGGTCGCTGCCGGACTCCCCCGCGCTCCAGGCCCTGCTGGCCCAGGTGCGGGCCGCCGGCACCCCGGGCCGACTGCGCGCGGCGCTGCGCGCCCAGAGCGCCGACCAGGCGCAGAGCGAGCGGACCTGGCGGCTGGTCGAACAGCTCGTCGCGGTCGGCCTGTTCGAGGTGCGCGTCCCCGTCCCGGACCAGCGGCTGAACGCACGCACGCTGCTGGCCTGGCTCGACGCCCAGCCAGGTACCACCGGGGACGGCGAGGGAGACGTGCTCCGGCGGATCCGCGCCTGCCTGCGCACGGTCGTCGGCTGCCTGGACGCCGCCAGCCGCACGACCGGCACGCCCGAGCAGATCACCGAGGCGACGGCCTTGCTGGACCAGGCAGTTGGCGAACTGGCCGGCCACGGCGGCATTCTCGGACCGAGCGCCGAACTGTCCCGGCGCAACCTGCTCTTCCACAGCACCGTGCTGACCCGCGACACCGTCCGGCCGGATCCGCGCGCCTGGCAGGGCGCGCTGGCCGAGCTGGCGCTGCTGCCCCGGCTGCTGGCACCGTTCGACCGGGCGGTCGGCGCCCAACAGGCGCTGTACGAGCTGGCGGTGGCCCGTCGCGGCCCGGTCTTCCGGGTGCCGCTCACCCGGTTCGTGGCGGACCACGACGAGCAGTGGCGGGCCGCCGCCCCGGTCGACCCGGCAGCGGTCACCACCCGGCGCGCCGCCGTGCTGCGACTGTTCGCCGAGAGCCCGGCCGAAGCCGACGGCGTGGTCCGGATCCCGGCCGCGCGGGTGCGCGAACTCACCCGTGGCTGGCTGGATCCGGCCACGGCGGCGGACGGCTACGCCTGCTACGTCCAGCCCCGGCCCGGCCCGGCCGGGCTCTCCCTCGTCCTCAACACCGTGACCTGCGGCACCGGCACCGGCCGGACCAGGATCGCCCGGCTGCTCGCCGACGCCGAGGCCGACGCCGACGCCGACGCCGACGGCGCCAGTCGGTCTGACGCCACGTCAGATGTGGCGGGCGAGCCGGGCGCACCGGTCGTCCTCGCCGAGTTCGAGGGCTGCTTCGGCGGCACGCTCAACCAGCGGGAGCCGGCCACCTGGTACGCGATCGAGCTGCCCGGCTCGGTCACCGAGCGGCCGGTCGAGCGGCGGATCGCACTCGACGACCTGGTCGTGATCGCCGAGCCCGATCAGCCGCGCCTGCGGCTGTACTCCACGGCGCTGGGCCGCGAAGTGCGGCCGCTGCACCTGGGGTTGCTCGCCACGCCGCTGCTCCCGCAGCTCCCCCGGTTCCTGGTCGAGGCCTTCGGACAGACCTCCTACCTGCTCTGGTCGGACTGGCCACGGTTCCGGCCACCGAGTCCCACCGGGGCAGCCGTGCACCGGCTGCCCCGGATCGAGATCGGCTCCGTGGTGCTGCGGCGCGGCAGTTGGACGGTGGCGCCCGGCGCGGCACCGGTCCGGCGGGCGGGCGAACCGGAGGCCGGGTTCTTCCTGCGGGTGCAGGGTTGGCGCGGCGAGCACGGCCTGCCCGAGCGCTGCTTCCTGCGGGTCATCGAGCCGCCCGCCCCGGCCGGCGGCCTGCTGCACCTGAAGAACCGCAAGCCCGTCTACCTCGACTTCACCAGCCGCCATCTGCTGCGCGTGTTCGAGCAGATGACCGCGCACGGCCACCCGCTGGTGCTCACCGAGCTGCTGCCCGAGCTGTCCGACGCCCCGATGGTCGGGCCGGACGAGACGGTCGGGACAAGCGGGCCGGGCGGGACAAGCAGGGCGGGCGGGACAAGCGGGGCGGGCGAGCGGCGGGTGGCGGAGTTCATCGTCGAAGTGGCGGCCGCCCGTGACTGA